The Gordonibacter urolithinfaciens genome contains a region encoding:
- a CDS encoding helix-turn-helix transcriptional regulator — translation MRNDEALTVDDVAEILQVGRNTVYALKDKGELGSYKVGRKLRFTYADVQAYIARSKAAPTAGLATAPASRERFVICGQDIILDVLSNYVAQTGIESLRAYIGSYDALADLYKDRVQVASSHLWDGETGEYNVPYVRKLLPGVAVVVVNLTYRMQGFYVAKGNPKNLRTWEDLLRPGVRLVNREKGAGSRVLLDEHVRLLGAEPSSIEGYGTETQSHIAVASSVARGRGDVAVGSEKIARQVEGIDFVPLQKERYDLVVKRENFDSRPVQAMMGVLESGLLREEFAGLGGYDTSDMGRIVWIG, via the coding sequence TGGCAGAGATACTCCAGGTGGGACGCAACACCGTCTACGCCCTGAAGGACAAAGGCGAGCTCGGCTCCTATAAAGTGGGCCGGAAGCTGCGGTTCACCTACGCCGACGTGCAGGCCTACATCGCACGCTCGAAGGCGGCGCCCACGGCGGGGCTCGCAACCGCGCCCGCAAGCCGCGAACGATTCGTGATATGCGGCCAAGACATCATCCTCGACGTGTTGTCGAACTACGTGGCCCAGACGGGCATCGAGTCGCTGCGCGCCTACATTGGCAGCTACGATGCGCTCGCAGACCTGTACAAAGATCGCGTGCAGGTGGCTTCGTCGCATCTCTGGGACGGCGAGACCGGCGAGTACAACGTCCCCTACGTGAGGAAGCTGCTCCCCGGCGTTGCCGTGGTGGTGGTGAACCTCACCTACCGCATGCAGGGCTTTTATGTGGCGAAGGGAAACCCGAAGAACCTGCGGACATGGGAGGACCTGCTGCGGCCGGGCGTGCGCCTGGTCAACCGCGAGAAGGGCGCAGGCTCGCGCGTGCTTTTGGACGAGCACGTCCGCCTCCTCGGCGCGGAGCCGTCGTCCATCGAGGGGTACGGCACCGAGACGCAGTCCCATATCGCGGTGGCCAGCAGCGTGGCGCGCGGCCGGGGCGACGTGGCCGTGGGCAGCGAGAAGATAGCGCGGCAGGTGGAGGGCATCGACTTCGTCCCTTTGCAAAAAGAGCGTTACGACCTAGTGGTGAAACGGGAGAACTTCGACTCACGACCGGTACAGGCCATGATGGGCGTGTTGGAGTCGGGCCTGCTCCGCGAGGAGTTCGCCGGCCTCGGCGGTTACGACACCTCGGACATGGGCCGCATCGTGTGGATTGGATAG
- a CDS encoding GNAT family N-acetyltransferase produces the protein MATVRKARADEADQVLDFYTRMIDGMRGTEFDVCWEHDVHPTRAFLRASTEAGEVLVVEAPGTGADGPRFAAALVLNAECDPGYDQVRWQVDAAPDEVLVVHVLATLPQFHGRGYARQLLEGAIAAAREAGAKALRLDTFTTNGRAQGLYESCGFANCGVYEDFYPHLGRAGVLYEFAL, from the coding sequence ATGGCAACGGTTCGGAAAGCGAGGGCCGATGAGGCCGACCAGGTGCTGGATTTCTACACGCGCATGATCGACGGGATGCGCGGCACAGAGTTCGACGTGTGCTGGGAGCACGACGTGCACCCGACGCGGGCGTTCCTGCGCGCTTCGACCGAGGCGGGCGAGGTGCTGGTGGTCGAGGCGCCCGGAACCGGGGCCGACGGGCCGCGCTTCGCCGCTGCCCTGGTGCTGAACGCGGAGTGCGACCCCGGCTACGACCAGGTGCGCTGGCAGGTGGATGCCGCACCCGACGAGGTGCTGGTGGTTCACGTGCTGGCCACGCTGCCGCAGTTCCACGGCCGCGGGTACGCGCGCCAGCTCTTGGAGGGCGCCATCGCAGCCGCGCGCGAGGCGGGCGCGAAGGCGCTGCGGTTGGACACCTTCACCACCAACGGGCGGGCCCAGGGGCTCTACGAGTCGTGCGGCTTCGCGAACTGCGGCGTCTACGAGGACTTCTACCCCCACCTCGGCCGCGCCGGCGTCCTGTACGAGTTCGCGCTGTAG
- the rpsI gene encoding 30S ribosomal protein S9, whose amino-acid sequence MAGEALYYGTGRRKNAVARVRLVPGTGKVTINGREALQYFGREALVNYALTPFKVTDTMDHFDVIARIDGGGISGQSGALRHGIARALLAAGDYRAELKKAGYLTRDARMVERKKYGLKKARKRPQFSKR is encoded by the coding sequence ATGGCAGGTGAAGCTTTGTACTACGGCACCGGCCGTCGTAAGAACGCCGTCGCTCGCGTGCGTCTCGTTCCCGGCACCGGCAAGGTTACCATCAACGGCCGCGAGGCCCTGCAGTACTTCGGCCGCGAGGCGCTGGTGAACTACGCGCTCACGCCGTTCAAGGTGACCGACACGATGGACCACTTCGACGTCATCGCCCGCATCGACGGCGGCGGCATCTCGGGCCAGTCCGGCGCGCTGCGCCACGGCATCGCCCGCGCCCTGCTTGCGGCCGGCGACTACCGCGCCGAGCTCAAGAAGGCCGGCTACCTCACGCGCGACGCCCGTATGGTGGAGCGCAAGAAGTACGGCCTGAAGAAGGCCCGCAAGCGCCCGCAGTTCAGCAAGCGCTAG
- the rplM gene encoding 50S ribosomal protein L13: MKTYYAKPQEVEREWVLIDAADQVLGRVAVKAAHILKGKHKPQYTPHVDTGDFVVIINADKIRVTGNKAEDKRYYRHSGFPGGLKSETFNEAMAKHPERVIEHAVKGMLPKNTLGRAMGKKLKVYTGAEHPHMAQQPREIKMEG, encoded by the coding sequence GTGAAGACGTATTACGCGAAGCCCCAGGAAGTTGAGCGCGAATGGGTCTTGATCGACGCTGCGGACCAGGTTCTGGGCCGCGTCGCCGTGAAGGCCGCGCACATCCTGAAGGGCAAGCACAAGCCGCAGTACACCCCGCATGTCGACACCGGCGACTTCGTTGTCATCATCAACGCGGACAAGATTCGCGTGACCGGCAACAAGGCCGAGGACAAGCGCTACTACCGCCACAGCGGTTTCCCGGGCGGCTTGAAGTCCGAGACCTTCAACGAGGCCATGGCGAAGCATCCCGAGCGCGTGATCGAGCATGCCGTGAAGGGCATGCTGCCGAAGAACACGCTGGGCCGTGCCATGGGCAAGAAGCTCAAGGTCTACACCGGTGCGGAGCATCCGCACATGGCTCAGCAGCCCCGCGAGATCAAGATGGAGGGTTAA
- a CDS encoding homocitrate synthase gives MGVDVQEIVGQLVKSAAEDPDSLKQFGVDPAAAIKGATGLDLSEEQVADVVKAVEPLLEGKELNLDAVMKAAGDFLGNDPSALLGKLGGLFDGK, from the coding sequence ATGGGCGTGGACGTGCAGGAGATCGTGGGACAACTGGTGAAATCGGCCGCGGAAGACCCGGACAGCCTCAAGCAGTTCGGCGTGGACCCGGCCGCCGCCATCAAGGGTGCCACGGGCCTCGATCTGAGCGAGGAGCAGGTAGCCGACGTGGTGAAGGCCGTCGAGCCGCTGCTGGAGGGCAAGGAGCTGAACCTGGACGCCGTCATGAAGGCCGCCGGCGACTTCCTCGGCAACGACCCGAGCGCCCTTCTCGGCAAGTTGGGTGGTTTGTTCGACGGGAAGTAG
- a CDS encoding ECF transporter S component: protein MTTKKHDEEAAEETKAAAKPKAKKPAPEPASGKEAVAENGAATAEPAAEHPAKKEPKERTFVDAKTGKAIAHPHQGGSGAEANQAAREEMHSARNGSALPFRIGAAVLWVLGIVCEIMAVLVMNGTLFLPGPGASTWLIIFLVVDLVMVVIGSQLWKRANHLAPASKENKLSYWVQTDLGVIVAAIAFAPVILLLLTNKDLDKGTKKAGAIVAAIALVAAVASGIDYHPATQEDLDQAEAGAAVLSDDGLAYWTPFGEVYHFNPDCQHLKNSGTIYSGTVQDALDAKRTRGCSGCTVEDGTDVLSKADPAAVAAALANVVKVGGDNGSVGGSGAQEPGEGEDDAWEGLSEAA from the coding sequence ATGACTACGAAGAAGCACGACGAAGAGGCCGCCGAGGAAACGAAGGCAGCTGCGAAGCCGAAGGCGAAGAAGCCCGCGCCGGAGCCCGCATCCGGTAAGGAGGCGGTAGCCGAGAATGGGGCCGCGACAGCCGAGCCTGCGGCGGAGCATCCCGCCAAGAAGGAGCCGAAGGAGCGCACGTTCGTCGACGCCAAGACCGGCAAGGCCATCGCGCACCCGCACCAAGGCGGCTCGGGCGCCGAGGCCAACCAGGCCGCGCGCGAGGAGATGCACTCTGCCCGCAACGGGTCGGCGCTTCCCTTCCGCATCGGGGCCGCGGTGCTTTGGGTGCTGGGCATCGTATGCGAGATAATGGCCGTGCTCGTGATGAACGGCACGCTGTTCCTGCCCGGCCCGGGTGCTTCGACGTGGCTCATCATCTTCCTCGTGGTCGACCTCGTGATGGTGGTCATAGGCTCGCAGCTGTGGAAGCGCGCGAACCACCTCGCGCCGGCCTCCAAGGAGAACAAGCTGTCCTACTGGGTGCAGACCGACCTGGGCGTCATCGTCGCCGCCATCGCGTTCGCCCCCGTCATCCTGCTGTTGCTGACGAACAAGGACCTGGACAAGGGCACGAAGAAGGCGGGCGCCATCGTGGCGGCCATCGCGCTCGTGGCCGCCGTGGCGAGCGGCATCGACTACCATCCGGCCACGCAGGAGGATCTCGACCAGGCCGAGGCGGGCGCGGCGGTGCTCTCCGACGACGGGCTGGCCTACTGGACGCCGTTCGGCGAGGTGTACCACTTCAATCCCGATTGCCAGCACCTCAAGAACTCGGGGACCATCTACTCCGGCACCGTGCAGGACGCGCTGGACGCGAAGCGCACGCGCGGCTGTTCGGGATGCACGGTCGAGGACGGTACCGACGTCCTGTCGAAGGCCGACCCCGCGGCCGTCGCAGCGGCGCTGGCGAACGTCGTCAAGGTGGGCGGCGACAACGGGAGCGTCGGCGGCTCCGGCGCGCAGGAACCGGGCGAAGGCGAGGATGACGCTTGGGAAGGCCTATCGGAGGCAGCATAA
- a CDS encoding ZIP family metal transporter, whose amino-acid sequence MDPFVFITVVTLVAGAGGTGLGGIVGALFRSESNRTVSLLLSFAGGIMLSIVCFDLLTESVEAAETFTSQAVLVAAGAVIAGVAVVYGLNLAIDRRTRHEVPHVARKSHPKTHDDLDELIHADHLAEHRKRDDSKMALFVAGIVMACAIALHNVPEGMTIGASFVASDNLLLGTGMIMAVLIGLHNIPEGMAVSVPLINGGMSRVRAVAATAACGLPTVLGAWLGYWLGDIGPLGLSLSLGFASGAMLYVVFGEIIPQSVLMYRSKLPTFFVIVGILLGLLIIYY is encoded by the coding sequence ATGGACCCGTTCGTGTTCATCACCGTCGTCACGCTCGTTGCCGGAGCGGGCGGCACGGGGTTGGGCGGCATCGTGGGCGCGCTGTTCAGAAGCGAATCGAACCGCACCGTGAGCCTGCTGCTGTCGTTCGCAGGCGGCATCATGCTCTCCATCGTATGCTTCGACCTGCTCACCGAATCCGTCGAAGCGGCGGAGACGTTCACCAGCCAGGCCGTGCTCGTTGCGGCGGGGGCCGTCATCGCGGGCGTGGCCGTGGTGTACGGGCTGAACCTGGCCATCGACCGGCGCACGCGGCACGAGGTGCCCCATGTGGCGAGGAAGTCGCACCCCAAAACGCACGACGACCTCGACGAGCTCATCCATGCCGACCACTTGGCCGAGCACCGCAAGCGCGATGACTCGAAGATGGCCCTGTTCGTGGCCGGCATCGTCATGGCCTGCGCCATCGCGCTGCACAACGTGCCCGAGGGCATGACCATCGGCGCGAGCTTCGTGGCATCGGACAACCTGCTGCTGGGCACCGGCATGATCATGGCCGTGCTCATTGGCCTGCACAACATCCCCGAGGGCATGGCCGTGTCGGTTCCGCTCATCAACGGCGGCATGTCGCGCGTGCGCGCTGTCGCAGCCACGGCCGCATGCGGCCTCCCCACCGTGCTGGGCGCGTGGCTTGGTTACTGGCTGGGCGACATCGGGCCCCTGGGGCTGTCGCTGTCGCTCGGCTTCGCGAGCGGCGCCATGCTGTACGTGGTGTTCGGCGAGATCATCCCGCAGTCGGTGCTCATGTACCGCAGCAAGCTGCCCACGTTCTTCGTCATCGTGGGCATCCTGCTGGGACTGCTCATCATCTACTACTAG
- a CDS encoding O-acetylhomoserine aminocarboxypropyltransferase/cysteine synthase family protein, translating into MSESIGTTCVQGGYRPGDGEPRQIPIYQSTTWKYDTSEHMGKLFDLEESGYFYTRLANPTNDFVAAKIAELEGGAAAMLTSSGQAANFFAVFNIAGCGDHVVASSALYGGTYNLFAVTMKRMGVEFTFVAPDCSDDELEAAFRPNTKAVFGETVANPALTVLDIERFAQAAHAHGVPLIVDNTFPTPVNCRPIEWGADIVTHSTTKYMDGHGASVGGAIVDAGRFDWLAHAERFPGLTQPDESYHGVVYAERFGLEGAFITKATAQLMRDFGCSQSPQSAYLINLGLESLHLRMAQHNKNGLALAEHLAAHPKVAWVRYPGLPGDSQHELAQKYLPGGASGVVSFGVAGGRAAAEAFMANLKLAQIATHVADARTCVLHPANATHRQMNDAELAAAGITPDLIRLSCGIEATEDLIADVDQALAAV; encoded by the coding sequence ATGAGCGAGTCCATCGGAACCACCTGCGTGCAAGGCGGCTACCGGCCCGGCGACGGCGAGCCGCGCCAGATCCCCATCTATCAGTCCACCACCTGGAAGTACGACACGAGCGAGCACATGGGCAAGCTCTTCGACCTCGAGGAGTCGGGCTACTTCTACACGCGCCTCGCCAACCCCACGAACGACTTCGTGGCGGCCAAGATCGCCGAGCTCGAGGGCGGCGCGGCGGCCATGCTCACGTCGTCGGGCCAGGCGGCAAACTTCTTCGCCGTGTTCAACATCGCGGGCTGCGGCGACCACGTGGTGGCGTCGTCGGCCCTGTACGGCGGCACGTACAACCTGTTCGCCGTCACTATGAAGCGCATGGGCGTGGAGTTCACCTTCGTCGCGCCCGACTGCTCCGACGATGAGCTCGAGGCCGCGTTCCGCCCCAACACGAAGGCCGTCTTCGGCGAGACGGTGGCCAACCCCGCGCTCACGGTGCTCGACATCGAGCGTTTCGCGCAGGCGGCCCACGCGCACGGCGTGCCGCTCATCGTGGATAACACGTTCCCCACGCCGGTGAACTGCCGCCCCATCGAGTGGGGCGCCGACATCGTCACGCACTCCACCACCAAGTACATGGACGGTCACGGCGCGAGCGTGGGCGGGGCCATCGTGGATGCCGGCCGCTTCGACTGGCTTGCGCATGCCGAAAGGTTCCCGGGCCTCACGCAACCCGACGAGAGCTACCACGGCGTGGTGTACGCCGAGCGCTTCGGGCTGGAAGGTGCGTTCATCACGAAGGCCACGGCCCAGCTCATGCGCGACTTCGGCTGCTCGCAGTCGCCGCAGAGCGCCTACCTCATCAACCTGGGGCTCGAGAGCCTGCACCTGCGCATGGCGCAGCACAACAAGAACGGTTTGGCGCTGGCCGAGCACCTGGCTGCGCACCCGAAGGTCGCGTGGGTGCGCTACCCCGGCCTGCCGGGCGACTCCCAGCACGAGCTGGCGCAGAAGTACCTGCCCGGCGGCGCGAGCGGCGTGGTGAGCTTCGGCGTGGCCGGCGGGCGCGCGGCGGCCGAGGCGTTCATGGCCAACCTCAAGCTGGCGCAGATCGCCACGCACGTGGCCGACGCGCGCACCTGCGTGCTGCACCCGGCCAACGCCACGCATCGCCAGATGAACGACGCCGAGCTGGCCGCCGCCGGCATCACGCCCGACCTCATCCGCCTCTCGTGCGGCATCGAGGCCACCGAGGACCTGATCGCGGACGTCGACCAGGCGCTCGCGGCGGTGTGA
- a CDS encoding aspartate aminotransferase family protein, translated as MAEASENPARTQEYVERDRACMGPTARIPYYDLVVDHARGALLYDVEGNEYIDLLAAATSANVGHSHPAVVEAICGQVQKVIQCSPAYFYHAPEVELVEKLAAIAPGDTPKKVVFGTSGSDANDAIIKFARAYTGRPYVVSFLGAYHGSTYGSMTLSALSLGMRRKMGPMLPGIYHIPYPDVQSAGVGHLSEPEQAEHFMRPLREMCETYLPADEIACIVMEPIAGDAGIIVPPQAYVDALTAFCRENGILFAVDEVNQGMGRTGKWWGIEQFGVEPDLMSVGKSLASGLPLSAIVGKADIMDSLSFPAHIFTTSGNPVCCAAALATIDVIEREGLLERGAQLGAYAKERFEDMAARHAIVGGVHGIGLNLGIDIVRPETGEKCALDALKVVYRAFEEGVVIICMAESVLRFQPPLVIEREQLDRALDVLDRVIGEVEAGLVPDSIVPEGKGW; from the coding sequence ATGGCAGAGGCAAGCGAAAACCCCGCCCGCACGCAGGAGTACGTGGAGCGCGACCGCGCCTGCATGGGTCCCACGGCGCGCATTCCCTACTACGACCTGGTGGTGGACCACGCACGCGGCGCGCTGCTCTACGACGTGGAGGGCAACGAGTACATCGACCTGCTGGCGGCGGCCACGTCGGCCAACGTGGGCCACTCGCACCCGGCGGTGGTGGAGGCCATCTGCGGGCAGGTGCAGAAGGTCATCCAGTGCTCGCCGGCCTACTTCTACCACGCGCCCGAGGTGGAGCTGGTGGAGAAGCTGGCCGCCATCGCGCCGGGCGACACGCCGAAGAAAGTGGTGTTCGGCACGTCGGGCTCCGACGCCAACGACGCCATCATCAAGTTCGCGCGCGCCTACACGGGACGGCCCTACGTGGTGTCGTTCCTGGGCGCCTACCACGGCTCCACCTACGGCTCGATGACGCTCTCGGCCCTCAGCCTGGGGATGCGCCGCAAGATGGGGCCCATGCTGCCGGGCATCTACCACATCCCGTACCCGGACGTGCAGAGCGCGGGCGTGGGGCACTTGAGCGAGCCGGAGCAGGCGGAGCACTTCATGCGCCCGCTGCGTGAGATGTGCGAGACGTACCTGCCGGCCGACGAGATAGCCTGCATCGTGATGGAGCCCATCGCGGGCGACGCCGGCATCATCGTGCCGCCGCAGGCCTACGTGGACGCGCTCACCGCGTTCTGCCGCGAGAACGGCATCCTGTTCGCCGTGGACGAGGTCAACCAGGGCATGGGCCGCACGGGGAAGTGGTGGGGCATCGAGCAGTTCGGCGTGGAGCCCGACCTCATGTCGGTGGGGAAGTCGCTGGCCAGCGGCCTGCCGCTGTCGGCCATCGTGGGCAAAGCCGACATCATGGACAGCCTGAGCTTCCCGGCGCACATCTTCACCACCAGCGGCAACCCCGTGTGCTGCGCGGCCGCGCTCGCCACCATCGACGTCATCGAGCGCGAGGGGCTGCTCGAGCGCGGGGCCCAGCTGGGCGCCTACGCAAAGGAGCGCTTCGAGGACATGGCCGCCCGCCACGCTATCGTGGGCGGCGTGCACGGCATCGGGCTCAATCTGGGCATCGACATCGTGCGCCCGGAGACGGGCGAGAAGTGCGCGCTCGACGCGCTCAAGGTGGTGTACCGCGCGTTCGAGGAGGGCGTGGTCATCATCTGCATGGCGGAATCGGTGCTGCGCTTCCAGCCGCCGCTCGTCATCGAGCGCGAGCAGCTGGACCGCGCGCTCGACGTGCTCGACCGCGTGATCGGCGAGGTGGAGGCCGGCCTGGTGCCCGACAGCATCGTGCCCGAAGGCAAGGGCTGGTAG
- the metA gene encoding homoserine O-acetyltransferase MetA, with protein MPIKIPDALPATDVLEGENIFVMTEFRAMHQDIRPLKVLLLNLMPTKIVTETQIMRKLSNTPLQIEVSLLQTASHESKNVSEQHLETFYTTFDEIKDQHFDGMIITGAPVELLDFEDVDYWDELAEIMAWSATNVHSTLHICWGAQAGIYYHYGIPKYELPEKLFGVFEHEVVKPSSPLVRGFNDFFRAPHSRYTEVHASDIEAHPDLELIAVSDEAGVYIAKSTDSRHFFVFGHPEYDAGTLMVEYERDIAKGLDMPLPCHYFPNDDPAQAPRATWRAHAQLLYTNWLNYYVYQTTPYDLAKVGTEEVGNRG; from the coding sequence ATGCCTATCAAAATACCCGACGCATTGCCCGCAACCGACGTCCTCGAAGGCGAGAACATCTTCGTGATGACCGAGTTCCGCGCCATGCACCAGGACATCCGCCCCCTGAAGGTGCTGCTGCTCAACCTCATGCCCACGAAGATCGTCACCGAGACGCAGATCATGCGCAAGCTGTCCAACACGCCGCTCCAGATAGAGGTGAGCCTGCTGCAAACGGCCAGCCACGAGTCCAAAAACGTGTCCGAGCAGCATCTGGAAACGTTCTACACCACGTTCGACGAGATCAAGGACCAGCATTTCGACGGCATGATCATCACCGGTGCGCCCGTCGAGCTGTTGGACTTCGAGGACGTGGACTACTGGGACGAGCTTGCGGAGATCATGGCATGGTCCGCCACGAACGTGCACTCCACGCTGCACATCTGCTGGGGCGCGCAGGCGGGCATCTACTACCATTACGGCATTCCCAAGTACGAGCTGCCAGAGAAGCTGTTCGGCGTGTTCGAGCACGAGGTGGTGAAGCCGTCGTCGCCGCTCGTGCGCGGCTTCAACGACTTCTTCAGGGCGCCCCACTCGCGCTACACCGAGGTTCATGCGTCAGACATCGAGGCGCATCCCGACCTGGAGCTCATCGCCGTGTCCGACGAGGCTGGCGTCTATATTGCCAAGAGCACGGACAGCCGCCACTTCTTCGTGTTCGGCCACCCCGAGTACGATGCCGGCACGCTTATGGTGGAGTACGAGCGCGACATCGCAAAGGGCCTGGACATGCCCCTGCCGTGCCACTACTTCCCGAACGACGATCCCGCACAGGCTCCCCGCGCCACCTGGCGCGCCCACGCGCAGCTGCTCTACACGAACTGGCTGAACTACTACGTGTATCAGACCACGCCCTACGATTTGGCGAAAGTAGGCACCGAGGAGGTCGGCAACCGTGGCTGA
- a CDS encoding type II toxin-antitoxin system Phd/YefM family antitoxin: MPISVTATEVARNFNGVMEKARAAGSVTVIKNSHPIAQIIPIDEVKEEQDMVKLTEEFMDEYDDMFVELAK; encoded by the coding sequence ATGCCTATCAGCGTCACCGCGACGGAAGTCGCCCGCAACTTCAACGGCGTGATGGAGAAGGCCCGGGCGGCAGGAAGCGTAACCGTCATCAAGAACAGCCACCCCATCGCCCAGATCATACCGATCGACGAGGTGAAGGAGGAGCAGGATATGGTAAAACTAACCGAGGAGTTCATGGACGAGTATGACGACATGTTCGTCGAACTCGCAAAATGA
- a CDS encoding type II toxin-antitoxin system death-on-curing family toxin has product MTGDIRYVSLEDALAIHARSIDRYGGIDGLRDQGLFESAMAQPQQTFDGVELYPSLAEKAARYAYGIIKNHPFADGNKRTGAAMLAVFLRANGVRFKPQLTDMQETIVQIANGTLGYEELVSWIEEQL; this is encoded by the coding sequence ATGACCGGCGATATCAGGTACGTATCGCTCGAGGACGCCCTCGCGATACATGCGCGCTCGATCGATAGGTACGGAGGAATCGACGGATTGCGAGATCAGGGCCTGTTCGAGTCTGCCATGGCACAACCTCAGCAGACGTTCGACGGCGTCGAGCTCTACCCCTCACTTGCAGAAAAAGCCGCCCGTTACGCATACGGAATCATCAAGAACCACCCCTTCGCGGACGGCAACAAAAGAACCGGCGCAGCCATGCTCGCCGTGTTTCTGAGGGCGAACGGCGTGCGATTCAAACCGCAGCTTACCGACATGCAGGAGACTATCGTCCAGATAGCCAACGGTACCCTCGGCTACGAAGAGCTGGTTTCCTGGATCGAGGAACAGCTTTAG
- a CDS encoding HAD family hydrolase: MEPGRIGVIFDCDGTLLDSMDVWREVEDELARRAGATLTDADKDELTTLNIPEAGAFFHDRFGLGAAADDVVRMMDELMLDYYRNRAHERPGALAFVSALVERGVRVSVASSSPQKYLQAGLERAGFSPYVSLIVSVDDVASSKREPKVYDHTRRLMDTPLDTTWGFEDSAYALRTLRDAGYRTVGIYDRDDAGTHEELQANADVVIDSFEELDAETFIGWNGC; this comes from the coding sequence ATGGAACCTGGACGCATCGGCGTCATCTTCGACTGCGACGGCACGCTGCTCGATTCGATGGACGTGTGGCGCGAAGTGGAGGACGAGCTGGCGCGCCGTGCAGGCGCGACACTGACGGATGCGGACAAGGACGAGCTCACCACGCTCAACATTCCCGAGGCGGGTGCATTCTTCCATGACCGGTTCGGTTTGGGCGCCGCTGCAGACGATGTCGTGCGCATGATGGACGAGCTCATGCTGGACTACTACCGCAACCGCGCGCACGAGCGTCCCGGCGCCTTGGCCTTCGTGAGCGCCCTTGTGGAGCGCGGCGTGCGGGTGAGCGTGGCCTCGTCCAGCCCGCAGAAGTACCTGCAAGCGGGCCTCGAGCGGGCGGGCTTCTCGCCGTATGTGAGCCTGATCGTCTCGGTGGACGACGTGGCGTCCTCGAAGCGCGAGCCGAAGGTGTACGACCATACGAGGCGCCTCATGGACACGCCGTTGGATACGACCTGGGGTTTCGAGGATTCTGCCTACGCCCTGCGCACCCTGCGCGACGCCGGCTACCGCACTGTCGGCATCTACGACCGCGATGATGCCGGCACCCATGAGGAACTGCAGGCGAACGCCGACGTCGTCATCGACAGCTTCGAGGAACTGGACGCGGAAACGTTCATCGGCTGGAACGGTTGCTAA